The following are encoded together in the Terriglobales bacterium genome:
- the soxY gene encoding thiosulfate oxidation carrier protein SoxY, which produces MGQRRGLLQGVGALLLAALLKPVAALAAWNKAAFSSKSSADALKSLGTPGAEASSGIVIEAPQIAENGAVVPVEITSNIPGTTSIAVLVDKNPYPLVGKFDFMDGALPYVKVNAKMGETSDVRVVATAGGKHYQATKEIKVTIGGCGG; this is translated from the coding sequence ATGGGCCAACGAAGAGGGCTGCTGCAGGGGGTGGGGGCGCTGCTGCTCGCCGCGCTGCTGAAGCCGGTCGCCGCGCTCGCGGCATGGAACAAGGCCGCGTTCTCGTCGAAGTCGAGCGCCGACGCGCTGAAGAGCCTCGGCACGCCGGGCGCCGAAGCCTCGAGCGGGATCGTGATCGAGGCGCCGCAGATCGCCGAGAACGGCGCGGTGGTGCCGGTCGAGATCACCAGCAACATCCCCGGCACCACCTCGATCGCGGTGCTGGTGGACAAGAACCCCTACCCGCTGGTCGGCAAGTTCGACTTCATGGACGGCGCGCTGCCGTACGTGAAGGTGAACGCCAAGATGGGCGAGACTTCCGACGTGCGCGTGGTCGCCACGGCGGGCGGCAAGCACTACCAGGCGACGAAGGAGATCAAGGTGACCATCGGCGGGTGCGGAGGCTGA
- the soxZ gene encoding thiosulfate oxidation carrier complex protein SoxZ, with amino-acid sequence MKMRATLAGGYTDVRVLMTHPMATEQQTKGQPHFIQNLTVKLNGKTVIEGEISQAVSRNPVFSFRLKGGAKGDKIEVSWLDNKGDTNKTESAVA; translated from the coding sequence ATGAAAATGAGGGCTACGCTGGCGGGCGGCTATACCGACGTGCGCGTGCTGATGACGCATCCGATGGCCACCGAGCAGCAGACCAAGGGACAGCCGCACTTCATCCAGAACCTGACCGTCAAGCTGAACGGCAAGACGGTGATCGAGGGCGAGATCAGCCAGGCGGTGTCGCGCAACCCGGTGTTCTCGTTCCGCTTGAAAGGCGGGGCGAAGGGCGACAAGATCGAGGTGAGCTGGCTCGACAACAAGGGCGACACGAACAAGACCGAGAGCGCGGTCGCCTAG